AGATAACCCAGGACCCGGCCGTCGGGGGAGTCGATCCACAAGTGCCGGGTGCTCGATTCGAGATCCCGACCGTCGAGTTCGGCATAAGCGCACTGCTGCTCGACCACGAAGACATCGACCCGCAGTCGCAGCATGCGATACAGGTCGGCCGCATCGAGATCGGCCGTATAGGCGCGGTGTACCGAGGTAGCGAGGGGCTGCAGGTCCACCTTTCCTGCTTACCACAGTGCCCCGGACGCCCATCGCCGCCGGTGTTGGAGGAATCCACGAATCCACAGCGGCGCCGGGGACGGCTTCTTGGGGGTTTCGTGCTGGCGGCGCGACCGGTGTACTTGATGTACTGATGTTCATCGCACGGCCCGCGACGCGGGGCGGCGGAAGCATGGACGAGCGGCGACGACGAGAGGAAGGCACATTGAGTCCTGATCCGGCCGGTATGGCGCTGTCGTTGCCGAAGGCTGAACTGCACATACACATCGAGGGCGCGCTGGAGCCGGAGTTGGCGTTCGAGTGTGCTCGCCGCAACGGGATCCTCCTGCCGTATGCCGATGTCGATGACCTACGGCGGCGTTACGACTTCAGCAACCTGCAGTCGTTCCTCGACCTGTACTACACGGGCATGAACGTGCTGCGCACAACACGGGACTTCACCGAGCTGGCGGACAGCTACCTGGCGCGGGCACGGGAGCAGGGCGTGCGCCATGCCGAGATCTTCTTCGATCCGCAGGCCCACACCCTTCGCGGCGTGGAACTGTCGACCGTGCTCGACGGGCTGGAGGCCTCCCTGGCGACGAGCCGGGAGCGCTTCGGGATCTCCACCCGGTTGATCGCGTGCTTTCTCCGCGACCGCGGTCCCGAGGAAGCCATGGCCACCTTCGACGCGCTGCTGCCCCATGCCGATCGGATCACCGGTGTCGGGCTGGACTCCGCGGAGTCCGGGTATCCGCCGGATGCCTTCGCCGCGGTGTTCTCCCGGGCTCGAGAGGCCGGGTTGTCCCTGGTGGCACATGCCGGAGAGGAAGGCCCACCCGAATACGTCTGGCAGGCCCTGGACGTGCTCGGGGTCGATCGCGTGGACCACGGCATCCGAGCGGTCGAGGATGCCACGCTACTGAGGCGCATCGCTCGCGATCAGGTACCGCTGACGGTGTGCCCGCTGTCCAATGTGCGGCTGCGCTGCGTCTCCACGCTGGATCAGCACTGCCTGCCCCATCTCGTCGACACGGGGGTGTCGGCCACTCTCAACTCCGACGATCCCGCCTACTTCGGCGGCTACGTCGCCGACAACTACAGCGCCGTGCAACGGGAACTCGGTTTCGGTGACACCGCACTGCGCGAGTTCGCCGCGAACTCGATCCGGGCCTCGTTCCTCGGGCAGGACGAGCGGGAGCAACTGCTCGCCGAGCTCACGGCAACCACCTGAGGAGTGTTTGCACGATGACCGTACCGGCTCACAGCCGGGCGGTCACTTCGTCGGCGTAGGTGGACAGGCGGGTGTAGACGCCCGGGAACCCCGGCCGGGCACAGCCCGCACCGAACGAAATCACACCGACCAGACGACCGTCGACGACGAACGGGCCGCCGGAATCCCCGCCGCAGGCATCTCGGCCGCCCTCGGGTACTCCGGCA
This Haloactinomyces albus DNA region includes the following protein-coding sequences:
- a CDS encoding adenosine deaminase — protein: MALSLPKAELHIHIEGALEPELAFECARRNGILLPYADVDDLRRRYDFSNLQSFLDLYYTGMNVLRTTRDFTELADSYLARAREQGVRHAEIFFDPQAHTLRGVELSTVLDGLEASLATSRERFGISTRLIACFLRDRGPEEAMATFDALLPHADRITGVGLDSAESGYPPDAFAAVFSRAREAGLSLVAHAGEEGPPEYVWQALDVLGVDRVDHGIRAVEDATLLRRIARDQVPLTVCPLSNVRLRCVSTLDQHCLPHLVDTGVSATLNSDDPAYFGGYVADNYSAVQRELGFGDTALREFAANSIRASFLGQDEREQLLAELTATT